In a genomic window of Erigeron canadensis isolate Cc75 chromosome 5, C_canadensis_v1, whole genome shotgun sequence:
- the LOC122601502 gene encoding S-type anion channel SLAH1-like, which produces MNMQDKQQTSPQIELTMDLTKIQSNNHDNILTIIKNQVFPVLSRCHAGYFRITLSLCCQTLLWKTLKDPPENAHVYRKMLGVFPSTAFLLLWTLSLITLTSLSLLYILRCALFSNMVKNEFLNHIGVNYLFAPSISWLLLLQSAPFFTPKTIYYLYLWWLFVVPIFFLDVKIYGQWFTKGRRILSTVANPASQLSVVGNFVGARAAAQMGWKESAMVMFAIGMVHYLVVFVTLYQRFSGNSCLPTLLRPVMFLFIAAPSMASLAWDSISGTFDFSSKMLFYLSLFLFLSLVTRPKLFKKSMQKFNVVWWAYSYPLSVLALASTEYAQEMKSSIAHLLMLILSALSVIVSVVLMVYTALNTNALLPPDDACDPTIVTIGPITTSSEVSFDSSSESTPS; this is translated from the exons ATGAACATGCAAGACAAACAACAAACATCACCACAAATCGAACTAACCATGGATTTAACCAAAATTCAGTCAAACAACCATGATAACATTTTGACCATAATCAAAAACCAAGTTTTCCCCGTACTATCACGTTGTCATGCAGGTTACTTTCGTATCACTCTTTCCCTTTGTTGTCAAACTCTACTTTGGAAAACCTTAAAAGATCCACCGGAAAACGCTCATGTTTATCGCAAAATGCTCGGCGTGTTCCCCTCGACCGCCTTTCTCCTCCTTTGGACACTTTCCTTGATCACTTTAACATCACTTTCTTTGTTATACATCTTAAGATGTGCATTGTTTTCCAACATggtaaaaaatgaatttttaaacCATATAGGTGTAAACTACCTTTTCGCCCCCTCAATTTCATGGCTATTACTATTACAATCCGCACCTTTTTTCACACCAAAAACCATTTACTACCTTTACCTTTGGTGGCTTTTTGTTGTTCCCATATTTTTCCTAGATGTAAAAATATATGGACAATGGTTCACCAAAGGGAGAAGAATCTTATCTACCGTCGCGAATCCTGCAAGTCAGCTATCAGTAGTGGGGAATTTTGTTGGAGCTAGGGCCGCGGCACAGATGGGGTGGAAAGAGAGTGCTATGGTGATGTTCGCAATCGGGATGGTGCATTATTTGGTGGTTTTTGTAACACTTTATCAAAGATTTTCTGGTAATAGTTGTCTTCCAACGTTACTCCGACCGGTTATGTTTTTGTTCATTGCTGCTCCTAGTATGGCAAGTTTGGCATGGGATTCTATTTCTGGGacatttgatttttcatcaaagATGCTTTTttatctttctctctttctcttcttgTCCCTG GTAACAAGGCCAAAATTATTCAAGAAATCGATGCAGAAATTCAATGTGGTTTGGTGGGCATACTCATACCCATTATCAGTTTTGGCATTGGCTTCAACGGAATACGCACAAGAGATGAAAAGTAGCATAGCGCATTTGCTTATGCTTATTCTTTCAGCACTTTCGGTCATTGTTTCGGTTGTTCTAATGGTTTATACCGCCCTCAACACAAACGCTCTTTTGCCTCCTGATGATGCTTGCGATCCCACTATTGTGACAATTGGTCCCATTACTACTAGTAGTGAAGTAAGTTTTGATTCAAGCTCAGAATCAACTCCATCTTGA